The DNA sequence CATAGCAACATTTTTCCGGTATACCAGAAAACAGCACTTTATCGACGCTTTGGCTGACGCAAAGCAAAAGGTAAACTCTGGAAATTGGGTTTCTCTAATTTATTTTGTGACGTACCCGTTTGTGTGGTTGGCATATACACCCATGACAAAGCTTTGGCTCGCTATTTGCATTTCACTTATTGCAATGGTTCAGGGTGCATATGTTTGCTAGAACCAAGACAAATAGAAAGTCAGTAGTTATTTAAAGTCTAAACAATGACAATCATGCTGACCAATCGGGACGGCACAAAGGCGCGCGGTCCCTAGCGCCACGTAGTTACCCTCTTTTATAGCAACCGGCTTTTGTCACCCATAGTAAAACCAATCAATCTGTCAGAGATATTTTTACCCAAGGCGATGACCTTGAATAACTCCCCCATTTCAGAGGGGCTGAGCAATTTTTGTGCTTGATTTGCAAGAGGTAAGTAAATGCTTGCATTCTCTGGTGAAGTTTCACTCAGTACGTCTGTGATACCACTATTGATCAAAAAACTGGCTTGGGTTGTGTAGCCGAGTAACTGCAATCCATTGGATATGCCGGCGAGTGCGATAGCGCTGAAATCTACGTGGGCAGTAATGTCCTGCAATCCGGGAAGATAAAATGGTTCAGCGTGGGCGTGGTGGCGGTAATGGCACATGAGTGTGCCTTCACTGCGTTGTGGATGATAGTACTCACTTTCGCCAAACCCATAGTCAATCATCAGTATAATGCCTTGTTGAAGGATTTGAGCAAGGCTGGCGATGAAGCCTTGTGCGGCCAGATTGATTTCGCTGACGTAACCATTTGGCACTATCAATTTTGACACTGTTTCAAATAATCGGCCTGTAGTGAGGGGGTGCTCACGCCATGCAAACCGGTTGTTCTGTAAGGTCACGCCACGTTCATACAATCCATTTTCGCGCCACGCTACAAGATGAACGGGCATTGCATCCAATACTTCATTTCCCAGAATAACGCCGGAAAATGCGCTTGGCAGTTGGTTGAGCCACTCGACACGATCAACCAAATAAGGCAGCTTCTGTTGCAAATAAGAGCGTTGTCTTTCCTGTAAGTCTGCACTTACTTCTAATATGTAGTAATGGGATGGCAGGCTGTTTAATTTAGCTAGTTCGGAAAGTAATTGGAAAGCAAGGGCGCCCGTACCTGCACCTGTTTCAAGAATGTCTCCGTCAGTCATACGTAATATTTGCGAAACCTGACGGGCAAGGGTTCTGCCGAAAAGACTGGAAATTTCCGGTGCGGTGACGAAGTCTCCAGAATGACCAAACTTTGATGCACCTGCACTGTAATAGCCAAGGCCGGGTGCGTAAAGCGCCAGTTCCATGTATCGCGCAAAAGAAATCCAGTTATGGTTGTTTTCAATTTCTGCCTGAATCAGATTGGCGAGTTGCTGGCTATGAATCAGGGCTTCGGGAGTGGGTTCTGGTAGATGGGCCATAGGAGTATGCTAAATTGAAACATGAATGACTTACATTTTACATGATGGGTGAAAACAAACGATTCAATGTTGAATATATTGGATTGCAGCAAGAATTTTGTAAATTTAAAAGCAATGGAACCACAGAGACGCTGAGGCGCAGAGAGAATCAGAAAGTTAGAACGATTTTCTTAGCGTTTGATGGCATGCTGTTTTTAGGGTGAAATCGGCAACTAGAATAGTTGTGATGGATTGCATGTGAAACCAGGAGAAAATACACGATGCTGATTTTAACCGTGAACACGGGTAGTTCGTCTGTTCGCCTGGTTGCTTTTGAACGCGATGATCACGGGAATTTGAAAGCAATAGCAAGTGACCACTTTCAAAACGATGGCAGTGATCCCCAAACGATGTTACGTGCCTTTTCGCAGAAGCATGATCTGGCAAAAGTGCATTTAGTGGCCCACCGTGTTGTGAACGGTGGCGTGAAGTTTAATGCGCCTATACTGATTAATGAAGCAGTTGAAAATGAGATCGAGCAGTTGGTGCCGCTTGCGCCGTTGCATAATCCGGTTGCTTTGCGCTGGATACGTGCTGCAAAAGAGGTGTGGGGTGATGGCGTTCCCCAGATAGGAGTATTCGATACCGCATTTTATGTGGATCTGCCAGAGGTTGCACGAACTTACGCGCTTCCAGGCACTCTATCTAAGAAGTATGGTTTCCGACGCTATGGTTTTCATGGCATTGCCCACCAGGCTATGTGGCAGTGCTGGTGTAAATTGCAACCAGAAAAGGCTGCCAACGGCAGAGTGATTTCATTTCAGCTGGGCGCAGGGTGTTCGATTACAGCGAGCAAACAGGGCAAACCGTGTGATACATCCATGGGATTTTCACCGCTGGAAGGGCTGGTGATGGCTACGCGTTCGGGAGATGTGGATGCCGGTTTGTTGACCTATCTGCAACAGCACGAGGGATTGTCACCCGAGCAGACAAATCATATTTTGAATCATGAATCAGGGCTGTTGGGCGTTTCCGGAATCAGTGCTGATATGCGTACATTGCTGGATTCGGAAGATGAGAATGCCCGCCTGGCAATAGCACTGTACTGCTATCGGGCAAGAAAGTATCTGGGGGCATATCTCGCAGTATTGGGTGGCGCTGAAGCCATCATTTTTGGCGGTGGGGTGGGAGAGCATGCCCCTGCGATCAGGGCGGCTATCCTGGAAGGGATGGAATGGGCTGGCATTGTGCTGGATGAAGAGAAGAATCTTGCTGCTATTGCTGCGGAAAGCTGCATTAGCGCCCCAGGTAGTCAAATAAAAGTGTGGGTGATTCTGGTTGATGAAGCCGCCATTTTGGCGCAGAACGCACTCGCGCTTGTCGCACATTAATGTGTATTGGAGGAATGATTTGTGAATTCTGAAATCTTAACTGGAACAACGCAATCTGTCTCAACAATACCGCTTTCTTCTGAAGAGTTGCGCAATATGCATGCCTATTGGCGAGCCGCTAATTACATTTCGGTTGGGCAGATTTATTTGATGGATAATCCGCTGCTGCAAGAACCTTTAGAACTTTCGCACATAAAACCAAGGCTGCTGGGTCATTGGGGCACAACCCCCGGCCTTAATTTCATTTATGTGCACATGAACCGGATCATTAAATCGCAGGATTTAAACGCGATTTACATTGCCGGCCCAGGTCACGGCGGGCCGGGATTGGTGGCCAATACCTACCTGGAAGGTACTTATAGTGAGGTTTATCCTAACATTTCACAAAATCGCGAGGGCTTGAAAAAACTGTTCAAGCAGTTTTCATTTCCGGGGGGAATACCCAGCCACGTTGCACCAGAAACACCCGGCTCCATTCATGAAGGGGGTGAGCTGGGTTATGCCGTTTCACACGCTTTTGGCGCGGTCTTCGATAATCCCGATTTACTGGTTTGCTGTGTGGTGGGTGATGGCGAAGCGGAAACCGGACCTATGGCTACTTCCTGGCATTCCAATAAATTTCTAAACCCCTCTACCGACGGGGCTGTACTGCCTATTTTGCACTTGAACGGATATAAGATCGCCAACCCGGCGATACTCGCCCGATTAACCCATGATGAGCTGGAAAATCTGTTCATCGGTTATGGTTATACGCCTTATTTTGTTGAGGGTTCGGACCCGGAGGCGATGCATCAGTTAATGGCAGCAACCATGGATAAGGCGATAGGTGTCATTAAATCCATTCAGGCGCGTGCCCGGACCACCGGTGTGGTTGAGCGTCCGCGATGGCCAATGATTATTTTACGCAGCCCGAAGGGTTGGACCGGGCCGAAGGAAGTAGACGGGCTTAAAACAGAAGGCTCTTGGCGATCACATCAGGTTCCGCTATCTGAGATGGCTACAAAGCCGGGGCACGTGAAGCTGCTTGAAGAATGGATGAAAAGTTATCAGCCGGAGACACTGTTTGACGCAACTGGAAGGCTTTTGCCGGAAATTGCAGAACTGGCTCCGTTAGGTGAACGCCGTATGGGGGCCAACCCCCATGCCAATGGGGGCGTGTTGCTGAAACAGCTTTTGATGCCGGACTTTCGTGAATACGCCATAGATGTCCCTAAACCCGGTCAGGTGCTGGGTGAGGCCACACGCGTTATGGGCAAAATGCTGCGCGATGTGATGAAGCTAAATAGGGATAAACGTAATTTCAGGGTTATGGGGCCGGATGAGACCGCTTCTAACCGTCTCGGTGCGCTGTTTGAAGTGACCGATCGAACCTGGATGGCAGAACATTTCGATGATGATGATCATCTTGCCCCGGATGGGCGGGTAATGGAGATTTTGAGCGAACATACCTGCCAAGGCTGGCTGGAAGGCTATTTGCTGACAGGGCGCCACGGTTTGTTTTCCTGTTATGAGGCGTTTATCCATATTGTGGACTCGATGTTTAATCAGCATGCAAAATGGCTCAAGGTTACCAAAGAAATCCCGTGGCGCCGTTCTGTTGCATCCCTTAATTATTTGCTGACTTCACATGTCTGGCGTCAGGATCATAATGGGTTTTCTCATCAGGACCCTGGCTTCATCGACCACGTAGTCAACAAGAAGGGCGATGTGATCAAAGTGTATTTACCCCCAGATGCCAACACCTTATTGTTTGTTACTGACAAAATATTGCGCAGTCGCAATCTGGTAAACGTCATCGTAGCGGGTAAACAACCAGATCTTCAGTGGCTGGATATGGATTCTGCAATCAAACATTGCACTACCGGTATCGGGATTTGGGAATGGGCG is a window from the Sulfurirhabdus autotrophica genome containing:
- a CDS encoding phosphoketolase family protein, which gives rise to MNSEILTGTTQSVSTIPLSSEELRNMHAYWRAANYISVGQIYLMDNPLLQEPLELSHIKPRLLGHWGTTPGLNFIYVHMNRIIKSQDLNAIYIAGPGHGGPGLVANTYLEGTYSEVYPNISQNREGLKKLFKQFSFPGGIPSHVAPETPGSIHEGGELGYAVSHAFGAVFDNPDLLVCCVVGDGEAETGPMATSWHSNKFLNPSTDGAVLPILHLNGYKIANPAILARLTHDELENLFIGYGYTPYFVEGSDPEAMHQLMAATMDKAIGVIKSIQARARTTGVVERPRWPMIILRSPKGWTGPKEVDGLKTEGSWRSHQVPLSEMATKPGHVKLLEEWMKSYQPETLFDATGRLLPEIAELAPLGERRMGANPHANGGVLLKQLLMPDFREYAIDVPKPGQVLGEATRVMGKMLRDVMKLNRDKRNFRVMGPDETASNRLGALFEVTDRTWMAEHFDDDDHLAPDGRVMEILSEHTCQGWLEGYLLTGRHGLFSCYEAFIHIVDSMFNQHAKWLKVTKEIPWRRSVASLNYLLTSHVWRQDHNGFSHQDPGFIDHVVNKKGDVIKVYLPPDANTLLFVTDKILRSRNLVNVIVAGKQPDLQWLDMDSAIKHCTTGIGIWEWAGNDADGEPDVVMGCAGDVPTLETLAAVALLRQYLPDLKIRVVNVVDLMTLQPKEEHPDGLPGKDFDILFTTDKPIIFAYHGYPWLIHRLTYRRTNHNNLHVRGYKEEGTTTTPFDMAVRNDLDRFHLVSDVIDRVPKLGYRAAHLKQIMRDKLIEHKAYITTYGEDMPEIRNWKWPE
- a CDS encoding class I SAM-dependent methyltransferase, whose protein sequence is MAHLPEPTPEALIHSQQLANLIQAEIENNHNWISFARYMELALYAPGLGYYSAGASKFGHSGDFVTAPEISSLFGRTLARQVSQILRMTDGDILETGAGTGALAFQLLSELAKLNSLPSHYYILEVSADLQERQRSYLQQKLPYLVDRVEWLNQLPSAFSGVILGNEVLDAMPVHLVAWRENGLYERGVTLQNNRFAWREHPLTTGRLFETVSKLIVPNGYVSEINLAAQGFIASLAQILQQGIILMIDYGFGESEYYHPQRSEGTLMCHYRHHAHAEPFYLPGLQDITAHVDFSAIALAGISNGLQLLGYTTQASFLINSGITDVLSETSPENASIYLPLANQAQKLLSPSEMGELFKVIALGKNISDRLIGFTMGDKSRLL
- a CDS encoding acetate/propionate family kinase is translated as MLILTVNTGSSSVRLVAFERDDHGNLKAIASDHFQNDGSDPQTMLRAFSQKHDLAKVHLVAHRVVNGGVKFNAPILINEAVENEIEQLVPLAPLHNPVALRWIRAAKEVWGDGVPQIGVFDTAFYVDLPEVARTYALPGTLSKKYGFRRYGFHGIAHQAMWQCWCKLQPEKAANGRVISFQLGAGCSITASKQGKPCDTSMGFSPLEGLVMATRSGDVDAGLLTYLQQHEGLSPEQTNHILNHESGLLGVSGISADMRTLLDSEDENARLAIALYCYRARKYLGAYLAVLGGAEAIIFGGGVGEHAPAIRAAILEGMEWAGIVLDEEKNLAAIAAESCISAPGSQIKVWVILVDEAAILAQNALALVAH